The following are encoded in a window of Arthrobacter sp. OAP107 genomic DNA:
- a CDS encoding aminopeptidase P family protein: MNSADNTHNGDNTASQPLEERVNNRSQRPSSAAFKAFMASNWAPAPQVTPERDAVASHAARRRRAISDQFKGERLVLPAGPLKVRSNDCDYRFRPHSGFAHLTGLGLDHEPDAVLIFEPVEEGKGDDGGSHRATLYFRPLAGRDTEQFYADARSGEFWIGARPTLAEFEARLGIPTAHIDELEVAVTKNVGAPEIGGISIRLVRKVDENIDALVDTARYNTAKDPDNLDLGVLDALDEKLSEALSELRLTKDEWEVEQMQIAVAATVEGFTEVVKALPRALTHFRGERVVEGAFFARAREAGNELGYDTIAAAGNNATVLHWTRNTGKVNAGELLLLDAGVEADSLYTADITRTLPANGKFSAVQRKIYEAVLDAADAGFAAAQIGVKFRDVHTAATTVLAERLSEWGLLPVSVEEALGEDGQQHRRWMPHGTSHHLGLDVHDCAQARRELYLDGVLREGMVFTIEPGLYFKQEDLAIPEEYRGIGVRIEDDILMTAEGPVNLSAALPRTADDVEAWMAGIYQEIDAKD, from the coding sequence GTGAACTCTGCAGACAACACCCACAACGGTGACAACACAGCTTCCCAGCCCCTGGAAGAGCGCGTCAACAACCGCTCCCAGCGGCCCAGTTCCGCGGCTTTCAAGGCCTTCATGGCCAGCAACTGGGCGCCCGCGCCGCAGGTGACCCCTGAACGGGACGCCGTTGCCAGCCATGCCGCGAGGAGGCGGCGGGCCATCTCCGACCAGTTCAAGGGCGAACGCCTCGTGCTTCCGGCCGGGCCCCTGAAGGTCCGCTCCAACGACTGCGACTACCGCTTCCGCCCGCACTCCGGCTTCGCCCACCTCACCGGCCTCGGGCTGGACCATGAGCCCGACGCCGTGCTCATCTTCGAACCCGTCGAGGAGGGAAAGGGCGACGACGGCGGCAGCCACCGCGCCACGCTCTACTTCCGGCCGCTGGCCGGACGGGACACCGAGCAGTTCTACGCCGACGCGCGGTCGGGGGAATTCTGGATCGGGGCACGGCCCACGCTGGCCGAGTTTGAGGCCCGGCTCGGAATCCCCACAGCCCACATCGACGAACTCGAGGTGGCCGTCACCAAGAACGTCGGCGCCCCCGAAATCGGCGGCATCTCCATCCGCCTGGTGCGCAAGGTGGACGAGAACATCGACGCCCTCGTGGACACCGCCCGCTACAACACCGCCAAGGATCCGGACAACCTGGACCTGGGCGTGCTGGACGCCCTCGACGAGAAGCTCTCCGAGGCCCTCTCCGAACTGCGCCTGACCAAGGACGAGTGGGAAGTCGAGCAGATGCAGATCGCGGTGGCCGCCACGGTGGAGGGCTTCACCGAAGTGGTAAAGGCCCTGCCCCGCGCGCTGACGCACTTCCGCGGCGAACGCGTGGTGGAGGGCGCGTTCTTCGCCCGGGCCCGGGAGGCGGGCAACGAACTCGGCTACGACACCATTGCCGCCGCCGGCAACAACGCCACCGTGCTCCACTGGACCCGCAACACCGGCAAGGTCAACGCCGGCGAGCTGCTCCTGCTGGACGCCGGTGTTGAGGCCGATTCCCTCTACACCGCGGACATCACGCGCACGCTTCCGGCCAACGGCAAGTTCTCGGCCGTGCAGCGCAAGATCTACGAGGCGGTCCTGGATGCGGCCGATGCCGGCTTCGCAGCCGCCCAGATCGGTGTGAAGTTCCGCGACGTGCACACCGCCGCCACGACGGTCCTCGCGGAGCGGCTTTCCGAATGGGGCCTGCTTCCGGTCTCCGTCGAGGAGGCCCTGGGCGAGGACGGCCAGCAGCACCGGCGCTGGATGCCGCACGGCACCAGCCACCACCTCGGCCTCGACGTCCACGACTGCGCCCAGGCCAGGCGGGAACTCTACCTGGACGGCGTGCTGCGCGAGGGAATGGTCTTCACCATCGAACCCGGCCTGTACTTCAAGCAGGAGGACCTCGCCATCCCCGAAGAGTACCGCGGCATTGGCGTGCGCATCGAGGACGACATCCTGATGACCGCCGAGGGCCCCGTAAACCTCAGCGCGGCGCTGCCCCGCACCGCGGACGATGTCGAGGCCTGGATGGCCGGCATCTACCAGGAGATCGACGCCAAGGACTAA
- a CDS encoding DNA methyltransferase yields the protein MTETVWAPDGSNLVVHADNADFLPTLPDGAFTLIYVDPPFNTGRAQQRQETKMVLNADGDGDRVGFKGRSYDTIKGALHRYDDAFSDYWSFLEPRLVEAWRLLADDGTLYLHLDYREVHYAKVMLDAIFGRECFLNEIIWAYDYGARAKNRWPTKHDNILVYVKNPARYHFNSAEVDREPYMAPGLVTPAKRELGKLPTDVWWHTIVSPTGKEKTGYPTQKPEGLVRRVVAASSRQGDWCLDFFAGSGTLGAVAAKLGRRFVCVDQNQPAIDVMAKRLGAHAEIASYPPN from the coding sequence ATGACTGAAACTGTCTGGGCGCCGGACGGCAGCAACCTGGTGGTGCACGCGGATAACGCGGACTTCCTCCCCACGCTGCCGGACGGCGCCTTCACACTCATTTACGTGGACCCGCCCTTCAACACCGGCCGGGCACAGCAGCGCCAGGAAACAAAGATGGTGCTGAACGCCGACGGCGACGGCGACCGGGTGGGCTTCAAGGGCCGCTCCTACGACACGATCAAGGGCGCCCTGCACCGCTACGACGACGCCTTCAGCGACTACTGGTCCTTCCTCGAGCCGCGCCTCGTGGAGGCCTGGCGGCTCCTGGCCGACGACGGCACCCTGTACCTGCACCTGGACTACCGCGAGGTGCACTACGCCAAGGTGATGCTGGATGCCATCTTTGGCCGTGAGTGCTTCCTCAACGAGATCATCTGGGCCTACGACTACGGTGCGCGCGCCAAGAACCGCTGGCCCACCAAGCACGACAACATCCTTGTCTACGTCAAGAACCCGGCCAGGTACCACTTCAACAGCGCCGAGGTGGACCGGGAGCCCTACATGGCCCCGGGGCTTGTGACTCCGGCTAAGCGTGAGCTGGGGAAGCTGCCCACGGACGTCTGGTGGCACACCATCGTCTCCCCCACGGGCAAGGAAAAGACCGGCTACCCCACGCAGAAGCCGGAGGGGCTGGTGCGCCGGGTGGTGGCGGCGTCCAGCCGCCAAGGTGACTGGTGCCTCGACTTCTTCGCCGGTTCCGGCACGCTCGGTGCGGTGGCGGCCAAGCTGGGACGCAGGTTCGTCTGCGTGGACCAGAACCAGCCGGCCATCGACGTCATGGCCAAACGGCTCGGGGCGCACGCCGAAATCGCGTCCTACCCGCCCAACTAG
- a CDS encoding PHP domain-containing protein gives MRIDLHAHSNVSDGTETPAEVMAAAAAAGLNVIALTDHDSTDGWEEASRAAADNGVALVPGMEISCRTENGISVHLLSYLHDPAHLGLLEEITKAREARLTRAERMVTLLAEDYPLTWDDVIHHVAPGATVGRPHIADALVAAGVVADRSEAFTSILTSHSRYFVQHYAPEPALAVELVRAAGGVPVFAHPVASARGRIVGESTYHSMIDAGLAGLEVNHRDNPEEGREFLRKLAARHGLLVTGSSDYHGLGKPNRLGENLTAPDVFERIEELGTGTAVVR, from the coding sequence GTGAGGATAGATCTGCACGCCCACTCAAATGTTTCTGACGGCACGGAAACGCCGGCCGAGGTCATGGCGGCCGCCGCGGCGGCGGGGCTGAACGTCATTGCGCTGACGGACCATGACTCCACGGACGGCTGGGAGGAAGCGTCCCGGGCGGCGGCTGACAACGGCGTGGCATTGGTGCCCGGCATGGAGATTTCCTGCAGGACGGAGAACGGGATCAGTGTCCACCTGCTGAGCTACCTGCACGACCCCGCGCACCTGGGCCTGCTCGAAGAGATCACGAAAGCCCGGGAAGCCCGCCTGACCCGCGCCGAGCGCATGGTCACGCTGCTCGCCGAGGACTACCCTCTGACCTGGGACGATGTCATCCACCACGTGGCGCCGGGGGCCACGGTGGGTCGGCCGCACATCGCCGATGCCCTGGTGGCTGCCGGTGTGGTGGCGGACCGTTCCGAGGCCTTCACCTCGATCCTCACCTCGCACTCGCGCTACTTCGTGCAGCACTACGCGCCGGAGCCGGCCCTCGCCGTCGAACTGGTCCGCGCCGCCGGCGGCGTTCCCGTCTTTGCCCACCCCGTCGCCTCCGCGCGGGGTCGCATCGTGGGCGAAAGCACCTACCACAGCATGATCGACGCCGGCCTGGCCGGGCTGGAGGTCAACCACCGGGACAATCCGGAGGAGGGCCGGGAATTCCTGCGGAAGCTGGCCGCCCGGCACGGGCTCCTGGTGACCGGGTCCTCCGATTACCACGGCCTGGGCAAGCCCAACCGGCTGGGCGAGAACCTGACCGCGCCGGACGTGTTCGAGCGGATCGAGGAGCTGGGCACGGGCACCGCCGTCGTCCGTTAA
- a CDS encoding general stress protein: MANIFGAPKAGPNGSDESKTVPTGDTVGSYTSYLDAQKAVDYLADQQFPVHLVSIVGNDLKMVERVTGRLSYPRVALSGALSGMWFGLFVGVMLSFFTPAGGTFSIISSVLMGAAFFMLFGIVTYAMQRGKRDFTSTSQVVATSYDVVVAFEAAHEARRLLLQLPMTPSDATPGGHPAPHTQHDYQNQPYQQPGRHQGPPQGQAPQRPAGWNDPYGQRGQDANGQHVPDQHVQGGQPQGQHHQYGEHQQGQPYDAEQGQPAEGTPAAGQRPAVRYPDLPDGRPQYGVRVDPNQAEQGRDGQQQ; encoded by the coding sequence ATGGCGAATATTTTTGGTGCTCCCAAGGCTGGACCCAACGGCTCGGACGAATCGAAGACGGTCCCCACGGGGGACACCGTCGGCTCGTACACCTCCTACCTGGACGCCCAGAAGGCCGTGGACTACCTCGCCGACCAGCAGTTCCCGGTGCACCTGGTGTCCATCGTGGGCAACGACCTCAAGATGGTGGAACGGGTGACGGGGCGCCTCAGCTATCCGCGGGTGGCGCTCTCCGGTGCGCTGAGCGGCATGTGGTTCGGCCTCTTCGTCGGTGTCATGCTGTCCTTCTTCACGCCCGCCGGCGGGACGTTCTCCATCATCAGCTCGGTGCTGATGGGTGCCGCGTTCTTCATGCTGTTCGGGATCGTCACCTACGCCATGCAGCGCGGCAAGCGCGACTTCACGTCCACCAGCCAGGTGGTTGCCACCAGCTACGACGTGGTCGTGGCCTTCGAGGCTGCCCATGAGGCCCGCCGCCTGCTCCTGCAGCTGCCGATGACGCCGTCCGACGCAACCCCGGGCGGGCACCCGGCGCCGCACACCCAGCACGACTACCAGAACCAGCCCTACCAGCAGCCGGGCCGGCACCAGGGCCCCCCGCAGGGCCAGGCGCCGCAGCGCCCGGCTGGCTGGAACGACCCCTACGGCCAGCGCGGCCAGGACGCCAACGGGCAGCACGTCCCAGACCAGCACGTTCAGGGCGGACAGCCGCAGGGCCAGCACCACCAGTACGGTGAGCACCAGCAGGGCCAGCCGTACGACGCGGAGCAGGGCCAGCCAGCAGAGGGCACACCGGCAGCAGGCCAGCGCCCGGCCGTCCGCTACCCGGACCTGCCCGACGGGCGGCCGCAGTACGGCGTACGGGTGGACCCAAACCAGGCCGAGCAGGGCCGGGACGGACAGCAGCAGTAG